In one Mustela lutreola isolate mMusLut2 chromosome 8, mMusLut2.pri, whole genome shotgun sequence genomic region, the following are encoded:
- the UCMA gene encoding unique cartilage matrix-associated protein gives MPGTDVRNLVAGFRVCRTLSVLWFPNRASAVPKMAWRQLFLASCLSAAVLLTMLQEGTGASVGTQQVARQDVQEDVKQKIFMQESDASNFLKKRGKRSPKSRDEANAENRQKLRADELRREYYEEQRNEFENFVEEQRDEQEERSREAIEQWRQWHYDGLYPSYLYNRHHI, from the exons atGCCTGGCACAGACGTGAGGAATCTGGTGGCTGGCTTCAGGGTCTGTAGAACCCTCTCTGTCCTGTGGTTCCCAAACAGAGCCTCAGCCGTTCCAAAAATGGCCTGGAGacagctctttctggcctcctGTCTCTCAGCTGCTGTGCTCCTGACCA TGCTGCAGGAGGGGACTGGTGCGTCAGTGGGTACCcagcaggtggcaagacaagatgTCCAGGAAG ATGTGAAACAGAAGATCTTCATGCAGGAATCAGATGCTTCCAATTTCCTCAAGAAGCGGGGCAAGCGGTCCCCCAAATCCCGAGATGAGGCCAACG CGGAGAACAGGCAGAAACTGCGGGCTGATGAGCTGCGGAGAGAATATTACGAGGAACAAAGGAATGAGTTTGAGAACTTCGTGGAGGAGCAAAGAGATG AACAAGAAGAGAGAAGCCGGGAAGCTATTGAGCAGTGGCGCCAGTGGCACTATGATGGCTTGTACCCATCATATCTCTATAACCGCCACCACATCTGA